One Coffea arabica cultivar ET-39 chromosome 5e, Coffea Arabica ET-39 HiFi, whole genome shotgun sequence DNA segment encodes these proteins:
- the LOC113687753 gene encoding uncharacterized protein has product MKFTDSPVIDLQVLNSHLSFHQDNGSMHVGTSVWSCSLVLVKFAERWHPSMAAAGGNNNPYADLLNFTGKRGIELGAGCGVGSMGLFLLGLNDIVVTDIAPVMPALKHNLKRNKPVLKKALKTAHLYWANEAQMKALGPEPFDVVVAADVVYIEESVGPLVETMVELVAEDGVVLLGYQVRSPEAHLLFWEKCGEVFEIEKIPHEHLHPEYAYEETDVYVLRKKKQNSVENKKAS; this is encoded by the coding sequence ATGAAGTTCACAGATTCCCCTGTTATCGATCTCCAAGTCCTCAATAGCCACCTCTCTTTCCACCAAGACAACGGCTCCATGCACGTCGGAACCTCCGTCTGGTCTTGCTCTTTAGTCCTCGTCAAATTCGCCGAGCGCTGGCACCCTTCAATGGCGGCGGCGGGGGGGAACAACAACCCCTACGCCGACCTCCTAAACTTCACGGGCAAACGCGGCATAGAGCTCGGAGCAGGATGCGGGGTCGGTTCAATGGGTTTATTTCTACTCGGTTTAAACGACATCGTTGTTACTGATATAGCTCCGGTAATGCCGGCTTTAAAACACAACTTGAAACGGAACAAGCCAGTTTTGAAAAAGGCTTTGAAAACGGCCCATTTGTATTGGGCCAACGAGGCCCAGATGAAGGCCTTAGGCCCAGAGCCTTTTGATGTTGTTGTGGCTGCTGACGTGGTTTACATCGAGGAGTCAGTTGGGCCGTTGGTGGAGACGATGGTGGAGCTGGTTGCGGAGGACGGCGTCGTTTTGCTGGGGTACCAGGTGAGGTCCCCCGAAGCCCACTTGTTGTTTTGGGAAAAATGTGGGGAGGTTTTTGAGATTGAGAAAATCCCACACGAGCATCTGCATCCCGAGTATGCGTACGAGGAAACTGATGTTTATGTTTTGAGGAAGAAGAAGCAGAATTCCGTGGAAAATAAGAAGGCTTCGTAG
- the LOC113743448 gene encoding zinc finger protein MAGPIE-like: MTEEVISSGFIQTPIGEANPPPLKKKRNLPGTPDPEAEVIALSPKTLMATNRFLCEICGKGFQRDQNLQLHRRGHNLPWKLKQRTSKEVRKRVYVCPEKSCVHHHPSRALGDLTGIKKHFCRKHGEKKWKCEKCSKRYAVQSDWKAHSKTCGTREYKCDCGTIFSRRDSFITHRAFCDALAEETARVTAASNVVAANSINYHFVGASLGPGMGQHFASMFKPISTNNETPANPIRQGLSLWMGAHGLSQTQESIGNNNLQEIHHQLNPAVSSSGLVFTTDPFVSVPCSNPPPINYPLNWDFGNKPSSNSSEELTNNSSSLPLSNVAKDGGSQVISVPSLFSTQHQSHQTHSTANMSATALLQKAAQMGATTTDPSFLGSFGLKCNDSQIQDGNRYCSPYGGTATSVATALQSSVTDHLSTLNELQMYPSKRRHIQVDQDSTPTTGGGQTRDFLGVGIQSICHPSSINGWI, translated from the exons ATGACAGAGGAAGTAATCTCAAGTGGTTTCATCCAAACTCCAATCGGCGAAGCGAATCCTCCTCCTctaaagaagaagagaaaccTTCCAGGAACACCAG ATCCTGAAGCTGAAGTTATTGCCTTGTCTCCAAAGACTCTGATGGCCACCAACAGATTTTTATGTGAGATATGTGGAAAAGGTTTTCAGAGGGATCAAAACTTGCAACTTCATCGAAGAGGGCATAATTTGCCATGGAAACTTAAGCAAAGAACTAGTAAGGAAGTTCGAAAGCGAGTTTACGTATGCCCTGAAAAGTCCTGCGTCCACCACCACCCTTCTAGGGCACTTGGGGACTTAACCGGTATAAAGAAGCACTTTTGTAGAAAGCATGGGGAGAAGAAGTGGAAGTGTGAGAAATGCTCTAAACGGTATGCTGTGCAGTCAGATTGGAAAGCCCACTCAAAGACTTGTGGCACTAGGGAATACAAATGTGACTGCGGGACTATTTTTTCAAG GCGAGATAGCTTTATCACCCATAGGGCCTTCTGTGATGCCTTAGCGGAAGAAACAGCAAGGGTGACTGCAGCATCCAATGTTGTAGCAGCCAATAGCATCAATTATCATTTTGTGGGAGCATCACTAGGGCCTGGCATGGGGCAACATTTTGCTTCCATGTTCAAACCGATCTCAACCAACAACGAGACACCGGCGAATCCAATAAGACAAGGTCTTTCACTGTGGATGGGGGCCCATGGATTATCCCAAACTCAAGAATCAATCGGCAATAACAATCTTCAAGAAATCCATCATCAGCTTAATCCAGCTGTGAGTTCATCAGGGCTAGTTTTCACCACTGATCCATTTGTTAGTGTTCCATGCTCTAATCCTCCACCAATAAATTATCCACTCAACTGGGATTTTGGAAATAAACCCTCCTCCAACAGTTCAGAAGAATTAACAAATAATAGTTCATCTCTTCCTTTAAGCAATGTTGCTAAAGATGGTGGAAGTCAGGTCATTAGTGTACCATCTTTGTTCAGTACCCAACATCAATCTCATCAAACACATTCTACTGCAAACATGTCTGCCACAGCTTTACTGCAGAAAGCTGCCCAAATGGGAGCTACCACAACTGACCCTTCATTCCTTGGAAGCTTTGGATTGAAGTGCAATGATAGCCAAATTCAAGATGGGAACAGATATTGTAGTCCGTATGGTGGTACTGCAACTTCAGTAGCTACAGCTCTGCAGAGTTCAGTAACTGATCATCTCTCAACTTTAAATGAGTTGCAAATGTACCCCTCAAAGCGCCGCCACATACAGGTTGATCAAGATTCAACACCAACTACAGGAGGAGGTCAAACTAGGGATTTTCTTGGAGTTGGGATACAGTCCATTTGCCATCCATCATCCATCAATGGATGGATATGA
- the LOC113743512 gene encoding uncharacterized protein: MQMEQPSIISSMPLMLSILSLLSLHSLWSIHALNQEGLFLQQVKQSLFDPAGSLSSWFDRDATPCNWTGITCARRGNGRSPSPAVVSVNLAGAALAGPFPIFLCRLRYLSVVSMSNNSINSSLPLSISLCKSLTYLDLSENLLEGPIPDTLSQLPHLRCLNLDANYLSGDIPASFGEFRRLESLILTSNLLNGTIPASLGNITSLKRLQLAYNPFRPSQLAPELGNLTNLEDFWLTNCGLIGSIPESFAKLSRLANFDVAENGLTGPIPTLFFQLKNIVQLELYNNSFTGKLPSGWANLTELRRFDASMNRLTGRIPDELCQLPLESLHLYENKLMGALPESMAKSPNLYGLRLFSNRLNGSLPSELGKNSPLQTLDVSGNQFSGKIPESLCAKGKLEELLLIFNLFSGNIPASLAKCQSLGRVRLRFNQLTGEVPAEFWGLPHVYLLDLGNNVLSGHISHMIQGAKNLSTLVISNNKFSGNLPDEIGMLDNLIDLEARHNKFSGKIPSSLVKLEQLSRLDLYDNVLSGEIPEGIRALKQLSELNLARNKLSGEIPDEIGYLPGLNYLDLSWNNFSGEIPLALENLKLNELNLSCNHLSGTIPPLFDKDVYKDSFLENPGLCGGFAGLCPRKRRGRDTIYGLVLRSVSVIGACLLIVGLVFLIWKHKNIKKVKKGVIMNKWTSFQKLGFSETEIITCIDENNVIGSGASGKVYKAVLSDGEVVAVKKLWERSNKDDSSFSSVDSEKDEFEVEVQTLGNIRHKNIVRLLCCCSSGSCKLLVYEYMPNGSLGDLLHSSKGGLLDWPTRLRIALDAAEGLSYLHHDCVPPIVHRDVKSNNILLDEHLGSKISDFGVAKIVKVANKGVECMSAIAGSCGYIAPEYAYTLRVNEKSDIYSFGIVLLELLTGRRPVDPDLGDKDLATWVCTKLNQKGIDHVIDPNPASTYKEEICKVLNISLLCTSPLPVNRPSMRRVVKMLQESSTHCKTKTAEKECKLSTYSYQDNSKESSIV; the protein is encoded by the exons ATGCAAATGGAGCAGCCCTCCATCATCAGCAGTATGCCTCTAATGCTCTCCATTCTTTCCCTCTTATCTCTCCATTCTTTGTGGTCCATCCATGCTCTTAATCAAGAAGGACTCTTCCTCCAACAAGTTAAGCAATCTTTATTCGACCCGGCGGGTTCATTGTCATCCTGGTTCGACCGTGATGCCACCCCATGCAACTGGACCGGGATCACATGTGCTCGTCGTGGTAATGGACGTTCGCCTTCTCCCGCCGTCGTGTCTGTCAATCTTGCTGGTGCAGCTCTTGCTGGGCCATTTCCGATCTTCCTTTGCCGTCTCCGTTATCTTTCCGTTGTTTCTATGTCTAACAACTCCATTAACTCCTCCCTTCCTCTCTCTATTTCCCTGTGCAAAAGTCTCACCTACCTTGATCTCTCCGAGAACTTACTAGAAGGCCCCATTCCTGACACCCTCTCTCAGCTTCCTCACCTCAG GTGTCTTAATCTTGATGCTAACTACTTATCTGGGGATATTCCGGCGAGTTTTGGCGAATTCAGGAgacttgaaagtcttattctcACTAGCAATCTCCTGAATGGAACAATCCCTGCTTCTTTGGGTAATATAACGAGTCTCAAACGTCTACAACTGGCGTACAACCCGTTCAGGCCGAGTCAACTCGCTCCGGAACTCGGTAACTTGACGAACCTGGAGGACTTCTGGCTGACTAACTGTGGCTTAATTGGTTCAATTCCCGAAAGTTTTGCTAAACTGAGTCGACTCGCTAATTTCGACGTGGCGGAAAATGGACTCACTGGGCCGATACCTACATTGTTTTTCCAGCTGAAAAATATTGTACAATTGGAACTGTACAACAACTCGTTCACCGGAAAGTTACCTTCGGGATGGGCTAATTTAACAGAGTTAAGACGGTTTGATGCGTCGATGAACAGGTTAACCGGGAGGATTCCGGACGAGTTGTGTCAGTTGCCACTCGAGTCACTCCATTTGTATGAAAACAAGCTAATGGGTGCACTTCCAGAGAGTATGGCCAAGTCTCCAAATTTATACGGGCTGAGATTATTTTCAAACCGACTCAACGGGTCATTACCGAGTGAACTCGGGAAGAACTCGCCTTTACAAACTCTAGATGTTTCAGGGAATCAATTTTCGGGAAAAATCCCGGAAAGTTTGTGTGCCAAGGGGAAATTGGAGGAgcttcttttgatttttaatttattttcagGGAATATTCCGGCAAGTTTGGCAAAATGCCAGAGTTTAGGTCGGGTCCGGTTACGGTTCAACCAGCTAACTGGAGAGGTCCCGGCTGAGTTTTGGGGTTTACCTCATGTGTATTTGCTAGACCTTGGTAATAATGTGCTATCAGGCCACATATCACACATGATACAAGGTGCAAAAAATTTGTCAACCCTTGTAATTTCGAATAATAAATTTTCGGGGAATTTGCCGGATGAAATTGGAATGCTAGACAATTTGATTGACCTTGAAGCTAGGCATAACAAATTTAGTGGGAAAATTCCAAGTTCATTGGTTAAATTGGAGCAATTAAGTAGGCTTGATCTCTATGACAATGTTCTTTCTGGGGAAATTCCAGAGGGAATTCGGGCTCTGAAGCAGCTGAGCGAACTCAATTTGGCTAGAAATAAGTTGTCTGGTGAAATCCCTGATGAAATTGGTTATTTGCCGGGGCTTAATTACCTTGATCTTTCCTGGAATAATTTCTCAGGAGAAATCCCACttgcattggagaatttgaagCTAAATGAGTTAAATTTATCATGTAATCATCTTTCAGGGACGATACCTCCACTTTTTGACAAGGATGTTTACAAGGACAGCTTTTTGGAGAATCCAGGTTTATGTGGTGGTTTTGCCGGCTTATGTCCCAGAAAAAGAAGAGGCAGGGATACAATTTATGGGTTGGTCCTAAGATCAGTTTCTGTGATTGGTGCATGTCTTTTGATTGTTGGACTCGTTTTCCTCATCTGGAAGCACaagaatatcaagaaagttAAGAAAGGAGTCATCATGAACAAGTGGACATCGTTTCAAAAGTTGGGATTCTCTGAAACTGAAATCATCACTTGCATTGATGAAAATAATGTCATTGGAAGTGGAGCCTCAGGAAAAGTATACAAGGCTGTTCTCAGTGATGGTGAGGTGGTTGCAGTGAAGAAGCTCTGGGAAAGATCAAACAAAGACGACTCCAGTTTTTCGAGTGTCGATTCTGAGAAAGACGAGTTTGAAGTGGAAGTTCAGACATTGGGAAATATCAGGCATAAGAACATTGTGAGATTATTGTGTTGTTGCAGTAGCGGGAGTTGTAAGCTTTTGGTGTATGAATACATGCCAAACGGGAGCTTGGGTGATCTGTTGCACAGTAGTAAGGGTGGATTGCTAGATTGGCCGACTAGGCTCAGAATAGCATTGGATGCTGCAGAGGGGCTTTCTTATCTACATCACGATTGTGTTCCTCCAATTGTGCACAGGGATGTCAAGTCAAATAACATATTGTTGGATGAACATTTGGGATCAAAAATATCGGATTTTGGGGTCGCCAAAATTGTCAAAGTAGCTAACAAGGGTGTTGAGTGCATGTCTGCGATTGCTGGTTCTTGTGGTTATATTGCACCAG AATATGCATATACTCTGAGGGTGAATGAAAAGAGTGACATATATAGCTTTGGTATTGTCCTCCTGGAATTATTGACTGGCAGAAGACCTGTTGATCCAGATCTTGGGGACAAAGATTTGGCTACATGGGTCTGCACAAAGTTGAACCAGAAAGGAATTGATCATGTGATTGATCCCAATCCTGCTTCCACTTACAAAGAAGAAATTTGCAAGGTTCTTAACATTAGTTTACTTTGTACTAGCCCTCTTCCAGTCAATCGACCCTCGATGCGCAGAGTGGTGAAAATGCTGCAAGAGTCGAGTACACATTGCAAGACTAAGACTGCAGAAAAAGAGTGTAAGCTATCAACTTATTCTTATCAAGATAATTCCAAAGAGAGTAGCATTGTTTGA
- the LOC113743783 gene encoding NAC domain-containing protein 73 — translation MTCCSDCSNERTASRRLPTSPDHHDNANNHESPKSKQMMACPSCGLTLQSPEKAGIHDLPGLPAGVKFDPSDQEILEHLEAKVRSDVHKLHPLIDEFIHTLEGENGICCTHPEKLPGVSKDGLVRHFFHRPSKAYTTGTRKRRKVHTDIDGCETRWHKTGKTRPVAVKGKVKGFKKILVLYTNYGRQRKPEKTNWVMHQYHLGNNEDEKEGELVVSKVFYQTQPRQCGSLIKDSPVKGNGRIGHEGSHLNNSTFVEYYNSALISFDQ, via the exons ATGACTTGTTGTAGTGACTGTAGTAACGAGCGAACGGCTTCAAGAAGGCTGCCAACTTCTCCGGATCATCATGACAATGCTAACAATCATGAAAgccctaaaagtaaacaaatgaTGGCTTGTCCCTCCTGTGGTCTTACACTCCAGTCTCCAGAAAAG GCTGGAATTCATGACCTTCCAGGATTACCTGCTGGGGTGAAATTTGATCCTAGTGATCAGGAAATTCTTGAACATTTGGAGGCAAAGGTGAGATCAGATGTTCATAAGCTTCATCCTCTGATCGATGAGTTCATCCACACACTTGAGGGAGAAAATGGAATTTGCTGTACGCATCCAGAGAAATTACCAG GAGTAAGCAAAGATGGTTTAGTCAGGCATTTCTTTCATCGCCCTTCAAAAGCATACACCACTGGGactaggaaaagaagaaaagtacaCACGGACATAGATGGCTGCGAAACCCGGTGGCACAAAACAGGCAAGACTAGGCCAGTTGCTGttaaaggaaaagtgaaagggTTCAAGAAGATACTTGTGCTCTACACTAACTATGGGAGGCAAAGAAAACCTGAGAAAACAAATTGGGTGATGCATCAGTATCACCTAGGCAATAATGAAGATGAAAAGGAAGGTGAATTAGTGGTTTCCAAGGTTTTCTACCAAACTCAACCTAGGCAATGTGGTTCCTTGATCAAAGACTCTCCTGTGAAAGGAAATGGGCGAATTGGACATGAGGGTTCTCATCTCAACAACTCTACCTTTGTCGAATACTACAATTCAGCTCTCATTTCCTTTGATCAAT GA
- the LOC113743610 gene encoding protein ECERIFERUM 16-like gives MDAKALAKSKRAHSLHHSKKHHSSPTSKATPSSATSSSGKKPTNKQARDKPYQSQSSKALPTNWDRYEEEYGSGSEDSPQVSTGQASDVVVPKSKGADYAYLISEAKAQSQANSSSESFGLFDDFLDGFNQGLGPLLSVRGEHLLSRISNDVFPFDDKGTSSHEASFLSLNLHSLAEQLSKANLAERLFIEPDLLPPEMCTELYANNEKNPDELQATGSTKATESEFAGQPSSIISKENRNILLSQEYMSSNSSRVSQFSVPTSIDHRVDDLKEISGSTSVKLTSGVSIDSSSKKPSRFEAAKAEAELDMLLDSFGETKFFDSSWMAGESSQRSGQEEGSTFQSVSVAAQHVREGPDATYSGRMDAALDDSLDDILKDTSHLINTKAVSPLNEVKAASNEAPTASQPHSKSKILDDFDSWLDTI, from the exons atGGATGCAAAAGCTTTGGCAAAATCTAAAAGGGCTCATTCATTACATCACAGTAAGAAGCATCACTCAAGTCCTACATCCAAAGCAACTCCTAGCTCAGCTACATCCTCCAGTGGTAAGAAGCCAACCAACAAACAAGCAAGAGATAAACCCTATCAGTCTCAGAGCTCTAAAGCACTCCCCACAAATTGGGATCGGTATGAAGAAGAATATGGTTCTGGCTCTGAAGACTCACCGCAAGTTAGTACCGGTCAGGCATCTGATGTTGTTGTACCAAAAAGTAAAGGCGCGGACTATGCTTACTTAATTTCTGAGGCCAAGGCTCAATCCCAAGCAAATTCTTCTTCCGAAAGCTTTGGcttgtttgatgattttctggaTG GATTCAATCAAGGATTAGGTCCATTGCTTTCTGTCAGAGGGGAACACCTACTGTCAAGGATATCAAATGACGTTTTCCCATTTGATGATAAGGGAACTAGTAGCCATGAG GCATCATTTCTCTCGCTCAATCTGCACTCTCTTGCAGAACAACTTTCAAAAGCAAACTTAGCTGAAAGGCTTTTCATAGAACCAGATCTATTGCCTCCAGAAATG TGCACCGAGTTATATGCCAACAATGAGAAAAATCCTGATGAGCTTCAGGCTACAGGTAGTACTAAAGCTACAGAAAGCGAATTTGCTGGACAACCTTCCAGTATTATCTCTAAAGAAAATAGGAACATCCTTCTGTCTCAAGAATACATGTCATCTAACTCCAGCAGAGTCAGTCAGTTTTCTGTGCCAACTTCTATAGACCACCGAGTAGATGACCTCAAAGAAATCAGTGGAAGCACGTCAGTAAAGTTGACTTCAGGTGTTTCTATAGATTCCAGCTCTAAAAAACCATCAAGATTTGAGGCTGCAAAAGCAGAAGCAGAGCTTGATATGCTTCTTGACTCGTTTGGGGAAACAAAGTTCTTCGACTCCAGTTGGATGGCAGGGGAGTCCAGTCAGAGATCGGGTCAAGAAGAAGGTTCAACCTTTCAGTCAGTCTCAGTGGCTGCGCAACATGTGAGGGAAGGGCCTGATGCGACCTACTCTGGAAGGATGGATGCCGCCCTTGATGATAGTCTTGATGACATACTAAAAGATACATCACATCTCATAAATACGAAAGCAGTATCACCATTAAATGAGGTAAAGGCTGCTTCCAATGAAGCCCCCACTGCCTCTCAACCTCATTCCAAGTCTAAAATTTTGGATGACTTTGATTCCTGGTTAGATACAATCTAG